TTATCAGGTGCTGGTCCGACACTCTGACGACACGATAGAGACAAAAACCGTTACAAATACGCCGGGGACATATACGACTCTTACCATCTCCGGAACATGGACACAAACGCCAGCAGACGGTGATGTCGTGGCCTTTGGGGAGACCAGTATCCTTGTCAAACCATTCCGGATCGTTGCCATCGAGCGCACCGAGCAGATGACTGCCCGGGTAACTTCAGTCGAATATAATGCATCTGTCTATGACGACAGCGATATCACAGCGGCAAACGTGGTCAATTATTCTGTGCTGCCGAATCCGAACAGTCCGCCGCCACAAGTCACGGACCTTGCGCTCTCTCAACTGGATGATGATCAGCGCACCGTGGCTGTGACCTTTACCCCGCCAAATGACTACCGGTATCAGACGGCAAGGATATATAAAGTCGTGGGTGATATGAATGTCCCCATCGGGGAATCACGGGAAGGGGCCTTCTATATTCATGACACCCCGCCTGGCACAGAGCTGACAATTATAGTCATCTCAGTCTCTCGCACCGGAAGTCAGGCAAACATCTCACAGGCACCCTCTGCCACAATTACAGTATCAGCAGGCAGGCTGCCGCCCGATGTCACCGGACTTGAGCTTGTCGGACAGGGAAATGACACGGAGTTTGTCGGCAAGGATGCGAAGTTTCAATGGAGAGACAGGGGCAGGACATCAGGTTTTGGGCTTGAAGGCCTCGGTGAAGAGACACTTGGCGCCGGCGCTGGTGGTATTGACCCGTTCTTTAAAAACTACCGTGTCGAGATTTACAACACCGACGGAGTGACGTTGCGGCGTCGTGAATATGTCGTAGACCCGCTATATACCTACAGCCATGAGAAGAATTATGAGGATGCCCAGAGGCTTGAGGCCGGGGTGGTAGTCCGGTCATTTATGATTAAGGTCTGGCAGCAGGATACCTTCAACCAGATGTCGGCCAGTCCGGCAATCCTGACCGTATCAAATCCCTCACCCGGAATTGTGGGTAACTTTACTGTCACGGATGTCTACGGTGGCAGCCTTGCGATCTCGTGGGATAAGAGCGCTGAGATTGATATTACCGGCTACAAGCTCCACATGAGCACAAATTCAGGCTTTACGCCGGATGCCTCAAATCTTATCTATTCCGGGCCGGACACGTACATTATCAAGAACAATCTGACACCAGGAACGACATATTATTTCAAGGTAGCAGCCTTTGACACTTTTGGGGAGAGCGGCCTTACATACTCAGGTCAGGTATCAGCTACGCCCAGCAGGGTAAAGACGAACTTCCTTGACCTTGAGATGCGGGTTCCTAAGATAGCCGGTATAAGCATTGATGCGAACCCCTCAACAAACGTTGTGTCGTGGACAGCAGGCGTGATCAGCTATGTCAATGATGCAGGATCCCCTGCCTCTGTTACGACCTCATCCGGTAATGCCACATGGACGAGCGGGCTACTCTATATCTACTGGGTCAAAGGGGCTACCACCATATCAACGACGACAAATCAGGCAACTGCCTATGCCGCTGACAACGTAATATTGGGGACATATCAGGGAGGTACTGACCTTGTGGTTGATGTTGGCAGACAAGTGATCCACTCATCATTCATCAGGACAATATCCCTTTCGGCCATAAATGCTAACTTGGGTTATGTCACCGCAGGCACCCTTGAGGCAGTGACAATGAAATCCTCGGCCTCAATCAGTTATAACAACGGCACTGGCTGGTGGATAGGGATTGACGCCTCAACGCCGAAGCTCTTCATAGGTAACTCAGTAGGAAACAAGCTCACGTGGGATGGAACGACATTAACGGTTGTTGGTTCCATTACTATTCAGGGGGGCTCTGGATATGCGAACCTGTCGGACAAGCCAACTTCACTGTCCAGCATAAATTCAGGAGAAGGGACAAAGCTGTCAGGTATCCAAGCCGGCGCAACTGCCAATTCTTCTGATGCTACTCTGTTAAACAGGTCTAACCACACAGGAACTCAGGGAGCAAGCAGTCTTGATACTACTGTTATATCCGGAGGAAAAATAATAACGGGGTTACTGACAGCAGATAACATACAGACGGGGACTTTAAATGCTTCTTTAGTAACTGTTACAAATCTGTCCGCAAGTAATATAATTACAGGCACAATATCGCTGAACAGATTGCCGGGATTAACCGTCTCTGATGCAGCTACTTATGGAGGTGCAGTCACTATATCGGCGACTATTTGGACTGACCTTGTTACAATATCTTTTACAACGTCTGGCGGAACTGTGCATGTAATAGCCCGCTCTTGGATATATTTTAATTCCAGCGCTGGGCAGCTTGAATTCAGACTTAGGAAGGACGAGACAGCCGACTTAGATAACCAAACGATGTATTTTTCAAGCACGGCTGGTATTGGATACGGGTCATTTCTGAATATGTTCGGAGTAATTACCGGATTATCTGCAGGTAGTTATACATTTAAACTTCAATCATACGGTGGAAGTGGAAATGGCAGAGCGGCAGCAGGTAGCAAGATAATGGTTATCGAAACTATAAAATAATGTATGGAGGTAGGGTATGCCACAGTACAAAAC
This is a stretch of genomic DNA from Nitrospirota bacterium. It encodes these proteins:
- a CDS encoding fibronectin type III domain-containing protein — translated: MNTEELDTGTVTLTIIENPLEMERTRSSVSLPYEWEKSVYDVLPERVSAHPDDWVIINDGRELTIDESRTVLLQAGGEVICYPRIKDKVVKGAIGIVLILAGVISGTPWLTYAGATMFATAMVEGFVRTPRPRDGDTSSTYGFGGIRNDTRIGSPIPVVYGEHRVGGHYIELRVKPDIATDNDTLRALIAVSEGEVDSVSTSSSEVEINGQAASNYNGQPAISIQSNTGTNSQSAFTQDGFGDGSGTTYSVGTVISTSWLTYTGFGTNITAWELNLTFPTGLWYSNKKGDIKNTSVTFDIEYRLVGAGSWTSAGQTTITASKLQAVRRYFRKDGLTAGQYEVRIKRTSEESTASRRADQAQLSSVTEIVNDAYKYPNAALLAVSAVATNQISGGLPAITTIVKGRKVRVYTDPNTYTTVWTDNPAWVVLDMLTNTRYGMGLPYSDMYIQSFIDWAAYCNELVPDGQGGQDKRSTCNIVFDAEERLWDAVLKVCAIGYAMLIKSGNKIQVKIEKQDTPVQLFTMANIVRGSFKESFMSLQNRSNVFEVQYLNKDNNYLQDMVTWEDPAIYSSAEAVKKQTVTTYGITRTSHAIRFARFLANINRYITRTIQFEVGIDAIACEPGDVIRFQHDVPQWGFASRAAVGSGSSSVVLDTAMTVEASKTYQVLVRHSDDTIETKTVTNTPGTYTTLTISGTWTQTPADGDVVAFGETSILVKPFRIVAIERTEQMTARVTSVEYNASVYDDSDITAANVVNYSVLPNPNSPPPQVTDLALSQLDDDQRTVAVTFTPPNDYRYQTARIYKVVGDMNVPIGESREGAFYIHDTPPGTELTIIVISVSRTGSQANISQAPSATITVSAGRLPPDVTGLELVGQGNDTEFVGKDAKFQWRDRGRTSGFGLEGLGEETLGAGAGGIDPFFKNYRVEIYNTDGVTLRRREYVVDPLYTYSHEKNYEDAQRLEAGVVVRSFMIKVWQQDTFNQMSASPAILTVSNPSPGIVGNFTVTDVYGGSLAISWDKSAEIDITGYKLHMSTNSGFTPDASNLIYSGPDTYIIKNNLTPGTTYYFKVAAFDTFGESGLTYSGQVSATPSRVKTNFLDLEMRVPKIAGISIDANPSTNVVSWTAGVISYVNDAGSPASVTTSSGNATWTSGLLYIYWVKGATTISTTTNQATAYAADNVILGTYQGGTDLVVDVGRQVIHSSFIRTISLSAINANLGYVTAGTLEAVTMKSSASISYNNGTGWWIGIDASTPKLFIGNSVGNKLTWDGTTLTVVGSITIQGGSGYANLSDKPTSLSSINSGEGTKLSGIQAGATANSSDATLLNRSNHTGTQGASSLDTTVISGGKIITGLLTADNIQTGTLNASLVTVTNLSASNIITGTISLNRLPGLTVSDAATYGGAVTISATIWTDLVTISFTTSGGTVHVIARSWIYFNSSAGQLEFRLRKDETADLDNQTMYFSSTAGIGYGSFLNMFGVITGLSAGSYTFKLQSYGGSGNGRAAAGSKIMVIETIK